One window of the Actinomyces wuliandei genome contains the following:
- a CDS encoding GTPase encodes MSVSVRTGSLDTALAGLERVAVLSQELGLEAETAEVRALLERVDQRRRLAAETTVVALVGPTGSGKSCVLNALAGATVAPTAVTRPTTTEPLALLPAQGVGAARSEEIMALMDWLGVGQRVQVSREAADRLGPHTALLDLPDVDSDEPAHRRVAERLAGMVDVLVWVLDPQKYADGVIHHDFLAPMAAHAEVMLVVLNQVDRLDARSVDLVLADLRRLLDQEGLDGAEVLPLSALTGAGAEALGTWVRQAAAGHTAATQRLAADTRALAARLRDRLFGSESTETGGTGGLGGSGDDASRRQRRAEAALFQAAAGAAGADAVAEAVRGSYVHQARAKAGWPPLGWLERLRRDPLTALHLGKIAVRPGTSSGSVATASTTATPRAGQIALPVPRTSLPQAGPAALAALQTTAHSWCLASCAALPGDVAADIVGRSDQRAATLAPALDQAVASTDLEQRRPPFWWSLAGVLQRLLGSAALVGGLWLVVVHLAESNLPVVLDPPRWGQVPWPVVLLLGGLGLGVLLALLAGLVASWQARRRGHRVLARLREATDSVVRERLLRPLHQERARWEELRALLKDLC; translated from the coding sequence ATGAGCGTCTCTGTGAGAACAGGCAGTCTGGACACCGCGCTGGCAGGACTGGAACGTGTGGCTGTCCTGAGTCAGGAGCTGGGGCTGGAGGCAGAGACGGCCGAGGTCCGCGCGCTGCTGGAGCGCGTAGACCAGCGCCGCCGTCTGGCAGCCGAGACCACTGTCGTCGCCCTCGTGGGTCCCACTGGCTCCGGCAAGTCCTGCGTCCTCAACGCCCTGGCGGGAGCCACGGTCGCCCCGACGGCAGTGACCAGGCCCACGACCACTGAGCCTCTTGCCCTCCTGCCCGCCCAGGGGGTCGGCGCGGCACGGTCGGAGGAGATCATGGCGCTCATGGACTGGCTGGGTGTGGGGCAGCGTGTCCAGGTGTCCAGGGAGGCTGCCGACAGGCTGGGTCCGCACACCGCGCTGCTGGACCTGCCCGACGTCGACTCTGACGAGCCGGCTCACCGTCGTGTCGCTGAGCGACTAGCGGGCATGGTTGACGTGCTGGTGTGGGTCCTGGACCCGCAGAAGTACGCCGACGGGGTTATCCACCACGACTTCCTGGCTCCGATGGCGGCCCACGCCGAGGTCATGCTGGTCGTCCTCAACCAGGTGGACCGGCTGGACGCCCGGTCTGTCGATCTGGTCCTGGCTGACCTGCGCCGTCTGCTCGACCAGGAGGGCCTGGACGGTGCCGAGGTGCTCCCGCTCAGCGCGCTCACCGGTGCGGGTGCCGAGGCACTGGGTACCTGGGTGCGGCAGGCGGCGGCCGGGCACACTGCGGCGACCCAGCGTCTGGCTGCTGACACACGAGCCCTGGCAGCCAGGCTCCGTGACCGCCTGTTTGGCAGCGAGAGCACCGAGACGGGCGGTACTGGTGGCTTAGGCGGTTCTGGGGATGACGCGAGCAGACGGCAGAGGAGGGCCGAGGCCGCCCTGTTCCAGGCGGCAGCCGGGGCTGCTGGCGCGGACGCTGTGGCCGAGGCGGTCCGGGGCTCCTATGTGCACCAGGCTCGCGCCAAGGCGGGGTGGCCGCCCCTGGGCTGGCTGGAGCGGCTACGTCGTGACCCACTGACAGCGCTGCACCTGGGGAAGATCGCTGTCCGGCCTGGTACCTCCTCCGGGTCTGTCGCTACTGCCAGCACTACCGCTACTCCTCGGGCAGGGCAGATCGCCCTACCTGTGCCGCGCACGTCCCTGCCTCAGGCAGGACCTGCCGCGCTGGCCGCACTGCAGACCACCGCGCACTCCTGGTGCCTCGCCTCCTGTGCCGCCCTGCCCGGGGACGTGGCGGCTGACATCGTCGGGCGCAGTGACCAGAGGGCGGCAACGCTTGCCCCCGCCTTGGACCAGGCGGTGGCCTCCACCGACCTGGAGCAGCGCCGCCCGCCCTTCTGGTGGTCCCTGGCTGGGGTGCTCCAGCGGCTGCTGGGTTCTGCTGCTCTGGTCGGGGGCCTGTGGCTGGTGGTTGTCCACCTTGCTGAGAGCAACCTGCCCGTGGTTCTTGACCCGCCCCGCTGGGGGCAGGTGCCCTGGCCCGTCGTCCTGCTGCTGGGTGGTCTGGGACTGGGGGTGCTGCTGGCCCTGCTGGCTGGGCTCGTAGCCTCGTGGCAGGCCCGACGGCGCGGGCACAGAGTCCTCGCGCGGCTGCGCGAGGCCACTGACTCCGTGGTCCGGGAGCGGCTCCTACGGCCGCTGCACCAGGAGCGCGCCCGCTGGGAGGAGCTGAGGGCGCTGCTCAAAGACCTGTGCTGA